A window from Podospora bellae-mahoneyi strain CBS 112042 chromosome 1 map unlocalized CBS112042p_1, whole genome shotgun sequence encodes these proteins:
- the RPL33B gene encoding 60S ribosomal protein L33B (COG:J; EggNog:ENOG503P41A): MPTEAGHRHSIHRGRHLSYQRSRHAVHSKTSLIKIEGVDDTNAAKLRIGFGDYRRTGVNNGHSFYLGKKVAYVYRGQKEVRGTKIRVIWGKVTRPHGNSGVVRAKFQTPLPAKSFGASVRIMLYPSTI, encoded by the exons ATGCCTACCGAAGCTGGTCATAGAC ATTCCATCCATAGGGGTCGCCACCTGAGCTACCAACGCTCCAGGCACGCCGTCCACTCCAAGACCTCTCTCATCAAGATTGAGGGCGTTGACGACACAAACGCTGCCAA GTTGCGAATCGGCTTTGGGGACTACAGAAGGACAGGAGTTAACAATGGGCACAGCTTCTACCTTGGCAAGAAGGTTGCGTACGTCTACCGTGGTCAGAAGGAGGTTCGCGGCACCAAGATCCGCGTTATCTGGGGCAAGGTCACCAGACCACATG GCAACTCCGGCGTCGTCCGCGCCAAGTTCCAGACCCCTCTCCCCGCTAAGTCTTTCGGCGCCTCGGTTCGCATCATGCTctacccctccaccatctaa
- the ZWF1 gene encoding Glucose-6-phosphate 1-dehydrogenase (BUSCO:EOG09261N64; COG:G; EggNog:ENOG503NWH9) has translation MAADLHTAGAVELKENTVIVVLGASGDLAKKKTYPALFGLYRNQFLPKDIKIVGYARTKMDHDEYIRRIKTYIKTPTKDTEQQLEEFLNICSYVSGQYDRDESFQQLNQHLEKLESDKKEANRLFYMALPPSVFTIVSQHLKKCCYPSRGVARVIVEKPFGKDLASSRELQKSLEPDWKEEELFRIDHYLGKEMVKNILILRFGNSFLGATWNRHHIDNVQITFKEPFGTEGRGGYFDEFGIIRDVMQNHLLQVLTLLAMERPISFSSEDIRDEKVRVLRAIPAIEPKNVIIGQYGKSLDGSKPSYKEDDTVPKDSRCPTFCALVAYIKNERWDGVPFIMKAGKALNEQKTEIRVQFKDVTSGIFKDIPRNELVMRIQPNESVYIKMNSKLPGLTMQTVVTELDLTYRRRFSDLKIPEAYESLILDCLKGDHSNFVRDDELDASWRIFTPLLHYLDDNKEIIPMEYPYGSRGPAVLDDFTSSYGYKFSDAAGYQWPTTSALGPGNKL, from the exons ATGGCCGCTGACCTGCACACTGCTGG GGCCGtcgagctcaaggagaacaCTGTCATCGTTGTCCTTGGCGCGTCCGGCGATCtcgcaaagaagaagact TATCCAGCCCTTTTCGGCCTC TACCGGAACCAATTCCTGCCCAAGGACATCAAGATCGTCGGATATGCCCGGACAAAGATGGACCATGACGAATACATCCGCCGAATCAAGACATACATAAAAACTCCCACGAAGGATACGGAacagcagctggaggagTTCCTCAACATCTGTTCATATGTCTCTGGTCAATATGACCGTGACGAGTCCTTCCAACAGCTCAACCAGCacctcgagaagctcgagtccgacaagaaggaggccaACAGACTCTTCTACATGGCCCTGCCTCCCAGTGTTTTCACCATCGTGTCGCAACATTTGAAGAAGTGCTGCTACCCATCAAGGGGCGTTGCCCGTGTCATT GTCGAGAAGCCATTCGGTAAGGACCTTGCCAGCTCCCGGGAACTGCAAAAGTCTCTGGAGCCCgactggaaggaggaggagctcttCCGTATCGACCACTACTTGGGCAAAGAAATGGTCAAGAACATTCTCATCCTTCGATTCGGTAACTCGTTCCTCGGTGCCACCTGGAACAGGCACCACATCGACAATGTCCAGATCACCTTCAAGGAGCCATTCGGCACCGAAGGCCGCGGCGGTTATTTTGACGAGTTTGGCATCATCCGTGACGTTATGCAGAACCATCTTCTCCAGGTCCTTACACTCCTCGCCATGGAAAGACCCATCTCCTTTTCATCCGAGGATATCAGAGATGAGAAGGTGCGGGTACTCCGCGCCATCCCCGCCATCGAGCCCAAGAACGTCATCATTGGACAGTATGGCAAGTCGCTGGACGGCAGCAAGCCCTCGTACAAGGAGGATGACACAGTGCCCAAGGATTCGCGCTGCCCAACATTCTGCGCGCTCGTTGCCTACATCAAGAACGAGAGGTGGGATGGCGTACCGTTCATCATGAAGGCGGGCAAGGCGCTTAATGAGCAAAAGACCGAGATTCGTGTTCAGTTCAAGGATGTTACCTCGGGCATCTTCAAGGACATTCCACGCAACGAATTGGTTATGCGCATTCAACCGAACGAGAGTGTCTACATCAAGATGAACTCAAAGCTCCCCGGTCTGACCATGCAGACGGTCGTCACCGAGTTGGATCTTACCTACCGTAGACGCTTCTCGGATCTCAAGATCCCCGAGGCCTACGAGTCTCTTATCCTGGACTGCTTGAAGGGTGACCACTCCAACTTTGTTCGTGACGACGAGCTCGACGCCAGCTGGCGCATCTTtactcctctcctccactaCCTGGACGATAACAAGGAGATCATCCCCATGGAATACCCATATG GCTCGCGTGGCCCTGCCGTTCTCGACGACTTCACATCGTCGTACGGATACAAGTTCAGCGACGCTGCTGGGTACCAGTGGCCGACCACGTCGGCTCTGGGACCTGGAAACAAGTTGTGA